One stretch of Rosistilla oblonga DNA includes these proteins:
- a CDS encoding class I SAM-dependent methyltransferase, producing the protein MTISSDLKTLLQLALPIRGETHQQRLESFYGKQADNYDLFRKRLLHGREQLWQSIPIPQGGRWVDFGGGTGANVESIADRLPQLERLEIVDLSPSLLQVAKQRIADRGWKNVVTHCCDVTTFTPDAAADIVTFSYSLTMIPDWFAAVENALRILKPGGLIGVVDFYVSRKYPAANHRRHGVVTRAFWPTWFAKDNVFLSPDHLPFLSSKFESTDRHEDRGGLPFIPFVSVPYYRFVGRKPISPQSNPAEREATWTGQNERDCISSEPNIRPIETCR; encoded by the coding sequence GTGACAATATCAAGCGACCTGAAGACCTTGCTGCAACTTGCGTTACCCATTCGTGGCGAGACACACCAGCAACGTCTAGAGAGTTTTTATGGCAAGCAGGCGGACAATTACGATCTGTTTCGCAAACGTTTGCTGCACGGCCGCGAACAACTGTGGCAATCGATCCCGATCCCCCAGGGCGGTCGATGGGTCGATTTTGGCGGCGGGACCGGAGCTAATGTCGAGAGCATCGCCGACCGATTGCCGCAGCTGGAGCGGTTGGAGATCGTCGACCTCTCCCCGTCGCTGCTGCAGGTTGCCAAGCAACGGATCGCCGATCGCGGCTGGAAGAATGTCGTCACTCATTGTTGCGATGTGACAACTTTTACGCCTGACGCCGCCGCCGACATCGTGACGTTCAGCTATTCGTTGACGATGATCCCCGATTGGTTTGCAGCGGTCGAAAACGCGCTGCGGATCCTTAAGCCCGGCGGGCTGATCGGCGTCGTCGATTTCTACGTTTCGCGGAAATATCCAGCCGCCAACCATCGTCGCCACGGCGTGGTGACTCGAGCCTTCTGGCCAACCTGGTTCGCGAAAGACAACGTCTTTCTCTCGCCGGACCATCTCCCTTTTTTGAGCTCGAAGTTTGAGTCGACCGATCGGCACGAGGATCGTGGCGGACTTCCCTTCATCCCTTTCGTATCGGTCCCCTATTACCGGTTTGTCGGACGCAAGCCGATCTCGCCGCAGTCCAATCCCGCGGAACGCGAAGCGACGTGGACAGGGCAAAACGAACGGGATTGTATTTCGAGCGAGCCAAACATCCGCCCGATTGAAACATGCCGATGA
- a CDS encoding cytochrome-c peroxidase, translated as MSSNGIAYSVDPLHRIASAAQFWQPIETSFAMFCVLLTCGISGCDSPETTATLAPVPLPVRAVATITSTEPISPLYTNLGLPPGKVALGHRLFYDKRLSADNSISCATCHDMGKGGSDGLETAVGYNDQIGNLNTPTVFNCSLSLAQFWDGRVATLEEQASGPVHNPIEMATDWPSVVAKLQRDPGFVQAFNEEYPEGLCEAAIVDAIATFEKSLITVNSPFDRYLLGDRSAISADAVKGYELFKDLGCISCHQGAAVGGNMFQKFGVMEDYFCGDDANAAVHKGRFNFTKQKSDLHRFKVPTLRNIELTGPYFHHGRTTTLREAIEIMAEHQLGTDLLESETHLIEAFLKSLTGEIKREWQ; from the coding sequence GTGTCGTCAAACGGAATTGCATATTCGGTCGATCCCTTGCACCGCATCGCGTCGGCAGCACAGTTCTGGCAGCCGATCGAGACGTCGTTTGCGATGTTCTGCGTCCTGCTAACCTGCGGCATTAGCGGCTGCGATTCACCGGAAACAACAGCGACGCTAGCCCCCGTCCCGCTACCGGTTCGCGCGGTCGCGACCATAACTTCCACCGAACCGATATCGCCGCTGTACACCAATCTCGGCCTGCCGCCGGGAAAGGTGGCTCTTGGCCATCGCCTGTTCTATGACAAACGTTTGTCGGCTGACAACTCGATTTCGTGCGCAACGTGCCACGACATGGGCAAGGGTGGCAGCGACGGCTTGGAGACGGCGGTCGGGTACAACGATCAAATCGGCAACCTGAACACGCCGACGGTATTTAATTGCAGCCTCTCGCTGGCTCAGTTCTGGGATGGCCGCGTCGCCACGTTGGAAGAACAAGCTTCTGGCCCGGTACACAACCCGATCGAGATGGCGACCGATTGGCCCAGTGTCGTTGCCAAACTGCAACGCGATCCAGGCTTCGTGCAGGCTTTTAATGAAGAATATCCCGAGGGATTGTGTGAAGCTGCGATCGTCGACGCGATCGCGACGTTCGAAAAATCGTTGATCACCGTTAACTCCCCCTTCGATCGCTATCTGTTGGGCGATCGGTCGGCGATCTCCGCAGACGCCGTCAAGGGATACGAATTGTTCAAAGACCTCGGCTGCATCTCGTGCCACCAAGGAGCCGCGGTGGGGGGCAACATGTTCCAGAAGTTTGGCGTGATGGAAGACTACTTTTGCGGCGACGATGCCAACGCGGCGGTCCACAAAGGACGCTTCAACTTCACCAAACAAAAGTCCGACCTGCACCGCTTCAAGGTCCCCACGCTACGCAACATCGAACTTACCGGTCCCTACTTCCACCACGGCAGAACAACGACGCTGCGCGAGGCGATTGAAATCATGGCCGAACATCAACTGGGAACCGATCTGCTGGAATCAGAAACCCATCTGATCGAAGCGTTCCTGAAAAGCCTAACCGGCGAAATCAAAAGGGAATGGCAATGA
- a CDS encoding UDP-2,3-diacylglucosamine diphosphatase, protein MIDNKAKPIADATKSMDWELSDARTLFISDIHLGSRFCQVGPLLDLLDRCLPQHIYIVGDLFDDRRLSRRFRWTADYTRLIARLFDFGVSGTSIHYTPGNHDTFLRSFAEDYRLVEIRDSFIHQCADGRRLAVLHGDQFDVVEKKMRWLSELGSTAYEILLATDRSLNWMLRLLGVRPVRLSRSLKVGVKKIVQRKSGFHDKVYQYAGQMNCEGVVCGHIHNPEMQSLDGVLYCNTGDWIEHCTAMVEWPDGKLQIIRADELSGQRRRRPIFHRLKRRLGESIRSGAVTTVGEPKPAESSPNNR, encoded by the coding sequence ATGATCGACAACAAGGCCAAACCGATCGCCGACGCAACAAAGTCGATGGATTGGGAGTTGTCCGACGCGCGGACGCTGTTCATCTCCGACATCCATTTGGGCAGCCGATTCTGCCAAGTCGGTCCGCTGTTGGACCTGCTGGATCGCTGCCTGCCACAGCATATCTATATCGTGGGCGACCTATTTGACGATCGTCGACTCAGCCGCCGCTTCCGATGGACCGCCGACTACACGCGGCTGATCGCCCGACTGTTCGACTTCGGCGTCTCGGGCACTTCGATCCACTACACGCCAGGAAACCACGACACCTTCCTCCGCAGCTTTGCCGAGGATTACCGGCTGGTTGAAATCCGCGACTCCTTCATACACCAGTGTGCCGATGGGCGGCGATTGGCAGTTTTGCACGGCGATCAGTTCGACGTGGTCGAAAAGAAAATGCGGTGGCTCTCGGAACTCGGTTCGACAGCCTACGAGATCTTGCTTGCGACCGACCGCAGTTTGAACTGGATGCTGCGATTGCTGGGCGTCCGCCCGGTGCGGTTGAGCCGCAGTTTGAAGGTTGGCGTCAAGAAGATCGTTCAACGCAAAAGCGGCTTCCACGACAAGGTTTATCAATACGCGGGGCAAATGAATTGCGAAGGCGTTGTCTGCGGTCACATCCACAATCCCGAGATGCAATCGCTCGACGGTGTCTTGTATTGCAACACCGGCGACTGGATCGAACACTGCACCGCGATGGTCGAGTGGCCCGATGGCAAGCTGCAGATCATTCGCGCCGATGAACTCTCGGGACAACGCCGCCGCCGTCCGATCTTCCATCGCCTGAAGCGTCGGTTGGGCGAATCGATCCGTTCGGGCGCTGTAACGACGGTCGGTGAACCAAAACCGGCGGAAAGTTCGCCGAACAATCGCTAG
- a CDS encoding DUF3419 family protein, with translation MIGRWISERMFNFVHQNQLIYNTCWEDPRLDREALGLGPGDDIVMITSAGCNALDYALCDVRSVHAVDMNPRQNALLELKLAAIRRLPNDEVFSMFGRGYLPTAVEAYRDSMRTDLSDFARGYWDRYIKFFANPDRSFYFRGSSGAFAWLINKYIDRVAKARGSVDRMLNAETLEQQRDEYQTHVFPQIWKRPVRMAMGRDSTLSMLGVPRAQRRQVERDFGGGIAGFIEHSLDHVFARLPLSDNYFWRVYLTGQYSPTCCPEYLKPANLDRLRGGLVDRVNVHTTTLTDFLNQTSVQPSRFVLLDHMDWMSEHRHAALVEEWQQIADRARPDARLIWRSGGLRTDYLNDIQVDHRGRKTRVPDLLSMQTDLASRLHQQDRVGTYGSFFIGHLAG, from the coding sequence GACGCTGGATAAGCGAACGGATGTTCAATTTCGTGCATCAAAACCAGCTAATCTACAACACCTGCTGGGAGGATCCACGATTGGATCGCGAAGCGTTAGGGCTTGGCCCCGGCGACGACATCGTGATGATCACCTCGGCCGGTTGCAACGCGCTCGATTACGCGTTGTGCGACGTTCGATCGGTCCATGCGGTCGACATGAACCCACGGCAAAATGCATTGTTGGAGTTGAAGCTGGCAGCGATTCGCCGGTTGCCCAACGACGAAGTCTTTTCGATGTTCGGCCGCGGCTATCTGCCGACGGCTGTCGAAGCCTATCGCGACAGCATGCGAACCGACCTCTCGGACTTCGCTCGCGGATATTGGGATCGCTATATCAAATTCTTTGCGAACCCCGACCGATCGTTTTATTTCCGCGGATCGTCTGGCGCATTCGCTTGGTTGATCAACAAATACATCGATCGCGTCGCCAAAGCGCGGGGCAGCGTCGATCGGATGCTGAATGCAGAGACGCTGGAACAACAACGCGATGAATACCAGACGCATGTCTTCCCCCAGATTTGGAAGCGGCCGGTGCGGATGGCGATGGGCCGCGATTCGACCCTCTCGATGTTGGGTGTGCCTCGTGCACAACGACGTCAAGTCGAACGCGATTTTGGCGGCGGGATCGCCGGCTTCATCGAACATTCTCTCGATCATGTATTCGCGAGATTGCCATTGTCCGACAATTACTTCTGGCGAGTCTATTTGACCGGACAATACAGCCCAACGTGTTGCCCGGAATATCTGAAGCCCGCCAACTTGGATCGGTTGCGTGGCGGATTAGTCGACCGCGTGAACGTCCATACGACAACGCTCACCGATTTCCTGAATCAAACTTCGGTGCAACCAAGCCGTTTTGTTCTGCTGGACCACATGGATTGGATGAGCGAGCATCGGCACGCGGCGCTTGTCGAGGAATGGCAACAGATCGCCGACCGGGCCCGGCCCGATGCGCGACTGATCTGGCGCAGCGGTGGACTTCGGACCGATTACCTGAACGACATTCAGGTCGATCATCGCGGCCGCAAAACGAGAGTTCCCGACCTGCTGTCGATGCAAACCGATCTGGCGTCGCGGCTGCACCAACAGGATCGCGTCGGCACCTACGGATCGTTTTTCATCGGGCACCTCGCCGGCTGA